Proteins from a single region of Desulfuribacillus stibiiarsenatis:
- a CDS encoding Gfo/Idh/MocA family protein, with the protein MIDDLPRYNTLIVGAGNIGAFYHTPSSTDVVTHAQAYCKHPDKFQLVGFVDTDVMKAKKAAAKWDTNAFDSLQNAFDKYPIDIVSVAVPDEYHHIVMSELLKYDVKLIFLEKPIADSKQNARMIMHQYLPVETPVLVNYSRRFTKEFQVLKNRIQSGEFGDFLNGTGYYGKGLIHNGSHLIDLLFYLFNNVTVDNQYIGSIYDYYENDPSISATLKINNKPFLLQAINCQLYEIFEIDLFYEKKRITITDLGFVLKEYDVLPSPYFKGYVNLVESITRKTTLGQALDNAVINIYEHLTMHKGIICSLEDAYRSFELCHKIMEGYKDEKNTAIF; encoded by the coding sequence ATGATAGATGATCTACCAAGGTATAATACGCTCATAGTAGGTGCTGGAAACATTGGAGCTTTTTATCATACTCCGTCTTCTACGGATGTCGTTACTCATGCCCAAGCCTATTGTAAACACCCAGATAAATTTCAATTGGTTGGCTTTGTTGACACAGATGTAATGAAAGCTAAAAAGGCAGCTGCTAAATGGGACACAAATGCGTTTGATTCCCTTCAAAATGCATTTGATAAGTACCCTATAGATATCGTTTCCGTTGCGGTTCCAGATGAGTATCATCATATCGTAATGAGCGAACTATTAAAATACGATGTGAAGCTTATTTTCTTAGAGAAACCAATTGCAGATTCGAAGCAAAATGCCCGTATGATTATGCACCAATATCTACCTGTTGAAACACCCGTTCTAGTCAATTACAGTCGAAGGTTTACTAAAGAGTTTCAAGTTCTGAAAAATAGGATTCAGTCAGGTGAGTTTGGGGATTTTTTAAATGGAACCGGGTACTATGGGAAGGGGTTGATCCATAACGGATCACACCTGATAGACCTATTATTTTATTTATTCAACAATGTTACGGTTGACAATCAATACATCGGTTCAATTTATGACTATTATGAAAACGATCCCAGTATCAGCGCTACACTAAAGATTAACAACAAACCATTTCTATTACAAGCTATTAACTGTCAGTTGTATGAAATTTTTGAAATAGATTTGTTTTATGAAAAAAAGCGTATAACCATTACTGATTTAGGTTTTGTTTTAAAGGAGTACGATGTGTTACCTTCACCGTATTTCAAAGGATATGTGAATTTAGTAGAAAGCATTACAAGGAAAACAACGCTTGGACAAGCTTTAGATAATGCAGTTATTAACATATATGAGCATTTAACTATGCACAAAGGTATTATCTGCTCTCTAGAAGATGCCTACAGGTCTTTTGAACTGTGCCATAAAATTATGGAAGGATATAAGGATGAAAAAAATACTGCTATATTCTAG
- a CDS encoding GNAT family N-acetyltransferase, translating into MNSRIFIKGQDVYLRHLQLTDIEGNYLHWFDNEIVCKYNEHHRYPYYSEQLESYIKNLAGNHNNLVFAIITNEENEHVGNISIQNICYINRSAEIAIIVGERKYWGKGHSSEAMQLIISHAFYTLNLHRLYCGTHSQNVGMIKLAHKLGFQQEGIRRKAIYKNGDYSDIIEFGLLKDEYNGL; encoded by the coding sequence ATGAATAGTAGAATTTTTATTAAAGGACAAGACGTATATTTAAGGCACTTGCAACTCACAGATATCGAAGGAAACTATTTGCATTGGTTTGATAATGAAATTGTTTGTAAATATAATGAACATCATAGATATCCATATTATAGTGAACAGCTTGAATCTTATATCAAAAATTTAGCAGGAAATCACAATAATCTTGTGTTTGCAATTATTACTAATGAAGAAAATGAGCATGTAGGAAATATTTCTATTCAAAACATTTGCTATATTAACAGAAGTGCTGAAATCGCAATTATAGTTGGTGAACGAAAATATTGGGGGAAAGGCCATTCTAGCGAAGCCATGCAGTTAATAATAAGCCATGCATTTTACACGTTAAATTTACATCGCTTATATTGTGGCACGCATTCCCAAAATGTTGGAATGATTAAGTTAGCACATAAGCTAGGTTTTCAACAGGAAGGGATACGAAGAAAAGCTATTTATAAAAATGGGGATTATTCTGATATAATAGAATTTGGATTATTAAAGGACGAATATAATGGACTATAA
- a CDS encoding DegT/DnrJ/EryC1/StrS family aminotransferase — MSILAINGGKKVRTTLFPAYKIIDKEEKEIVSEVLESGILSKFLGCWDEDFYGGPQIRALEEEWASYFDVKHAIAVNSATSALYCAMGAAGVGPGDEVIVSPYTMSASATAPLVYNAIPIFADIEEDYYCISAESIKNRITDRTKAIIVVDIFGLPYDAERINAIAKEHNLIVIEDTAQAPFAKYQGKFAGTLGDIGIYSLNYHKHIHCGEGGIIVTDNDDLAERMRLIRNHAEAVVEGMGFHTLVNMVGFNYRMTEIEAAITRMQLKKLAPLVEERQRLVKYLNSKLQGIPCLELPNERIESEHVYYVHPIKYKQEVAGISRSTFINAVKAELMPTELRESEGVLISEGYVKPLYLQPLYQKLTAYGDKGCPFNCNYYNKPIVYKEGLCPVAEKMHYHELFTHELIRPPMTYKDLDDVANAFIKVWENRRELHE, encoded by the coding sequence ATGAGTATATTGGCAATCAATGGTGGAAAGAAAGTCAGAACAACATTATTCCCAGCTTATAAAATCATTGATAAAGAGGAAAAGGAGATAGTGTCCGAAGTTTTGGAATCAGGGATATTATCTAAATTTCTCGGTTGTTGGGATGAGGATTTTTATGGTGGTCCACAAATAAGGGCGTTAGAAGAAGAGTGGGCGTCCTATTTTGATGTTAAACATGCGATTGCAGTTAATTCCGCTACATCTGCATTGTATTGTGCCATGGGGGCAGCCGGTGTTGGTCCTGGTGATGAGGTGATTGTTTCCCCTTATACTATGTCTGCATCGGCAACTGCTCCACTTGTATATAATGCGATTCCGATTTTTGCTGATATTGAAGAGGATTATTATTGTATTTCAGCAGAATCAATTAAAAATAGAATTACAGATAGAACAAAAGCAATTATTGTTGTTGATATATTTGGGTTACCATATGATGCAGAACGAATTAACGCTATTGCAAAGGAACACAACCTCATTGTTATAGAAGATACAGCGCAGGCTCCGTTTGCTAAATACCAAGGTAAGTTTGCTGGTACACTCGGCGACATTGGAATCTATTCATTAAATTATCATAAACATATTCACTGTGGCGAAGGGGGCATTATAGTAACTGATAATGATGATCTTGCAGAACGGATGAGATTGATACGAAATCATGCAGAAGCTGTAGTTGAAGGTATGGGATTTCATACGTTAGTGAATATGGTAGGCTTTAATTACCGAATGACAGAAATAGAGGCTGCTATTACAAGGATGCAATTGAAGAAGTTAGCACCGTTAGTTGAAGAGAGACAACGTCTAGTTAAATATCTAAATAGTAAATTACAAGGGATTCCTTGTTTAGAATTGCCAAACGAGAGAATAGAAAGTGAACATGTGTATTATGTTCACCCGATTAAATATAAACAGGAAGTTGCTGGTATTTCGAGAAGTACGTTTATTAATGCGGTTAAAGCTGAACTAATGCCAACAGAATTAAGAGAAAGCGAAGGGGTTCTTATTTCTGAAGGATACGTTAAACCGCTATATCTCCAACCCCTGTATCAAAAATTAACAGCTTACGGTGACAAAGGCTGTCCATTTAACTGTAATTATTATAATAAGCCAATCGTATATAAAGAGGGTTTGTGTCCTGTAGCTGAAAAAATGCATTATCATGAGCTGTTTACCCATGAATTAATTCGTCCACCAATGACTTATAAAGACTTGGATGATGTCGCCAATGCATTCATAAAAGTGTGGGAGAACAGGCGGGAATTACATGAATAG
- a CDS encoding radical SAM/SPASM domain-containing protein, producing MSTNIKPNANFHSLSNTSVHDNMSPKYLEYRRKWIDNPKQMILEKFPLHLDIESTNLCNLRCTFCDKQSNIEKDGFGRMDFGLYKNIIDEAKQFGLYSIKLSYRGEPLLHPKIFDMITYAKESGVIDIYFNTNGMPLSDYTIDRLIDSGINRISVSVEGTDPIAFEEARVGASFDKIKENLVKLLAKRKERNSEYPKIRIQTVLLPGIDMEEYKTYWESFGDEVAAIDYKDENQVKPGKVAKDWACPQLWQRMTIGWDGTIFMCNNDDHNRIKLGNVANQTIYGNWNGTTMNEIRDKHKNGLSHCVHACNECPWRTAQLTKLGGTI from the coding sequence ATGTCTACTAATATTAAACCCAATGCTAATTTTCATTCATTATCGAATACATCAGTCCATGATAATATGTCTCCCAAATACCTTGAATACAGAAGAAAATGGATTGATAATCCAAAACAAATGATTCTAGAAAAATTTCCGTTGCACCTAGATATAGAATCCACCAATTTGTGTAACTTGCGGTGTACTTTTTGTGACAAGCAGTCTAATATTGAAAAGGACGGCTTTGGACGAATGGACTTTGGGCTTTATAAGAACATTATTGACGAAGCAAAACAGTTTGGCTTATATAGTATCAAGTTAAGCTATCGGGGAGAGCCATTATTACATCCTAAGATATTTGATATGATTACCTATGCCAAAGAAAGTGGTGTTATAGATATTTATTTCAACACAAACGGTATGCCTTTATCCGATTATACGATAGATAGGCTCATTGACTCTGGGATTAATCGAATTTCTGTATCGGTTGAAGGAACAGATCCTATCGCATTTGAAGAAGCGAGAGTAGGGGCTAGTTTTGACAAGATTAAAGAAAACTTAGTAAAATTACTAGCAAAAAGAAAAGAAAGAAACTCAGAATACCCCAAAATACGCATTCAGACTGTGCTACTTCCTGGAATTGATATGGAAGAATATAAAACGTACTGGGAATCATTTGGTGATGAAGTAGCTGCCATTGACTATAAAGATGAGAATCAAGTTAAGCCAGGTAAAGTGGCTAAGGACTGGGCTTGTCCTCAATTATGGCAACGAATGACAATCGGTTGGGATGGGACTATCTTCATGTGTAACAATGATGACCATAATCGGATTAAATTAGGTAATGTTGCGAATCAAACAATTTATGGTAATTGGAACGGAACAACTATGAATGAAATTAGGGATAAGCACAAGAACGGACTATCGCATTGTGTTCACGCATGTAATGAATGCCCATGGAGAACGGCACAATTAACTAAGTTAGGTGGTACTATATGA
- a CDS encoding cyclase family protein, with amino-acid sequence MIILLSHPISMVNPAYGNPTKTLDWKQTKSIPKGDSCNSYSIVIENHIGTHVDAPAHFFEGGRKIAEYEPAYWHFKNVQIIDVALEEGQLLSKIEIEHEVKADIEILLLRSGWSKKRGELSYSNCNPGILPEVATWLRTDYPNVRCLGMDWISVSSYMHRDIGRQAHCAFLNPDEHGEPILLLEDMFIPLDNYKLVEVLVAPFMIDCIDSAPVTVYGIRRDSDDDKKEDS; translated from the coding sequence ATGATTATCTTATTATCACATCCTATATCAATGGTTAATCCGGCATATGGCAATCCAACAAAAACTTTGGATTGGAAACAAACGAAAAGCATTCCAAAAGGCGATAGTTGTAACTCATACTCGATTGTTATCGAGAACCATATAGGAACCCATGTTGATGCCCCTGCACATTTTTTTGAAGGCGGTAGAAAAATTGCTGAGTATGAACCGGCTTATTGGCATTTTAAAAACGTGCAAATTATAGATGTGGCATTAGAAGAAGGACAATTGTTGTCAAAAATTGAAATAGAACATGAAGTTAAAGCTGACATAGAGATATTATTATTAAGATCAGGTTGGTCGAAAAAAAGAGGAGAACTATCATATAGCAACTGTAATCCAGGCATATTGCCAGAGGTTGCAACATGGCTTAGAACGGATTATCCGAATGTTCGATGCTTAGGAATGGACTGGATCTCAGTATCTTCTTACATGCACCGTGACATTGGAAGACAAGCTCACTGCGCTTTCCTCAATCCTGATGAACATGGAGAACCAATATTATTACTTGAGGATATGTTCATTCCTTTAGATAATTACAAGCTAGTAGAAGTTTTGGTTGCACCATTTATGATAGACTGTATCGACAGTGCCCCTGTTACAGTCTATGGAATAAGGAGAGACTCCGATGACGATAAAAAAGAAGATAGCTAA
- a CDS encoding cytidylyltransferase domain-containing protein, translating into MIVAIMMGREGSSGFPGKNLYTILNRSLLEYPLLAAKHSKHIDEIVITTDSLKIKEIGQAYGASIIDRPDYLCTNSALGEDVFVHAYEEIKNKGENIEFIVLLLCNAATITADLIDEGIEILKKRPEVDSAVSVSRYNMWSPLRARKENEEGLLQPFVPFETFGDPRTLNCDRDSQGDVWFADMGVSIIRPHCLVNIEDGLLPQKWMGHKIYPLKQWGGCDVDYEWQIPGVEFWLKKHGFTETKTPYDK; encoded by the coding sequence ATGATAGTTGCAATCATGATGGGGAGAGAGGGAAGTAGTGGTTTTCCCGGGAAGAATCTGTATACAATTTTAAATCGTTCATTACTCGAATACCCTTTACTAGCTGCAAAACATTCTAAGCATATTGACGAAATCGTGATAACTACCGACTCTCTAAAGATTAAAGAAATAGGACAAGCTTATGGAGCTTCTATCATAGACCGTCCTGATTACCTATGTACGAATTCAGCACTAGGTGAAGATGTATTCGTTCATGCATATGAGGAAATTAAGAATAAGGGCGAAAATATTGAATTTATAGTTTTACTTTTATGCAATGCAGCAACAATTACAGCTGATTTAATAGATGAAGGAATTGAGATTCTTAAAAAACGTCCTGAAGTCGATTCTGCTGTCAGTGTATCAAGATATAATATGTGGAGTCCGCTTCGTGCCCGTAAAGAAAACGAAGAGGGGTTACTTCAACCTTTTGTTCCATTTGAAACTTTCGGTGATCCTAGAACGTTAAATTGTGATCGGGATTCTCAAGGTGATGTCTGGTTTGCAGACATGGGCGTATCAATTATCCGTCCACATTGTTTAGTGAATATAGAAGATGGGTTATTACCTCAAAAATGGATGGGGCATAAAATATACCCATTAAAGCAATGGGGTGGTTGTGATGTGGATTACGAATGGCAAATTCCTGGCGTTGAGTTTTGGTTAAAAAAACATGGATTTACAGAAACAAAAACACCGTATGACAAGTAA
- a CDS encoding cytidylyltransferase domain-containing protein: MFGNSEKKICATIEARMTSTRLPGKVMLDIAGKPVIQHIIERLRRSKYLDEIVVATTTNYEDDVLVKLCEEIGCKYYRGSENDVLLRVLQAAQSVSGDIIVEITGDCPFADWRHVDTLIAKFFSGDYDYVSNTIERTFPDGFDVQVFPTSVLNEVNTLTSCPVDHEHVSLFIYSNADRYKLLNWYAPSNLNYPDIEVTLDTKEDYKLISTIYEALYYKDQDFSADEVVEYLLQNPQLLKITETITRKNPYQEKAMRGTEYDR; encoded by the coding sequence ATGTTTGGGAACTCTGAGAAAAAGATATGCGCTACTATTGAAGCGAGAATGACTTCTACAAGATTGCCAGGAAAAGTAATGTTAGATATTGCTGGGAAACCAGTTATTCAACATATCATAGAGCGATTAAGGAGAAGTAAATATTTGGACGAAATTGTAGTAGCGACTACTACGAACTATGAGGACGATGTTCTTGTTAAACTATGTGAAGAAATTGGATGTAAATATTATCGAGGCAGTGAAAATGATGTATTACTACGAGTATTACAAGCAGCACAATCAGTCAGTGGGGACATAATTGTAGAGATAACTGGAGATTGTCCATTTGCTGACTGGAGACATGTAGACACTTTAATAGCTAAATTTTTCTCTGGTGATTACGATTATGTTTCAAACACAATTGAGCGAACCTTTCCAGATGGATTTGATGTTCAGGTATTTCCAACATCAGTGCTTAATGAAGTCAATACTCTGACGAGTTGTCCAGTAGACCATGAACATGTCTCTTTATTCATTTATTCCAATGCTGATCGTTACAAATTACTTAATTGGTATGCACCATCCAATCTTAATTATCCCGATATAGAAGTTACTTTAGATACTAAGGAAGACTATAAGTTAATTTCAACAATCTATGAGGCGCTTTATTATAAAGATCAAGATTTTTCGGCTGATGAAGTTGTTGAGTATCTTTTACAAAACCCGCAACTATTAAAGATAACTGAAACGATAACTAGAAAAAATCCTTATCAAGAAAAAGCAATGAGAGGGACTGAATATGATAGATGA
- a CDS encoding N-acetyl sugar amidotransferase, with protein sequence MIGEINVVQKRKPLFSNIKYCTRCCMPETEEDIVYDEVGICQSCQSSEQKMHINWVERERKLQKILNEAKEKAGNNYDCIIPISGGKDSTFQLHVLTKIYGMKPLAVTFNHNWYSETGWYNLQNSLEKFNLDHIMYTPNRSLVNKLAKQSLEKIGDTCWHCHAGVGSFPLHIAAKFNIPLLIWGESIAEASGRASYYNPVHKFDREYFTKVSAKIKPDKMESEELSAKDLHLFEVPTEEECEKAGVFGIHLGDFIFWDDERQTEFVKEHYGWRETQMEGTYKRYKSAECIMAGMHDFTCYLKRGFGRATFQACVDVRNGLLTREEGFELIEKHDPERPEALDYFLKITGMSEDDFHEIMSIHRLQKLRDIDMPIKEKLHKNQEKIMPYPEQIIEKLNPTK encoded by the coding sequence ATGATTGGAGAGATAAACGTGGTTCAAAAAAGAAAACCACTATTTTCAAACATAAAGTATTGCACTCGTTGCTGTATGCCAGAAACAGAAGAAGATATCGTATATGATGAAGTAGGAATCTGTCAAAGTTGTCAGTCTTCCGAACAAAAAATGCATATTAATTGGGTAGAACGGGAAAGAAAGTTACAAAAAATCCTTAATGAAGCAAAGGAAAAAGCGGGTAATAATTACGACTGCATCATACCGATTAGTGGTGGGAAAGATAGTACGTTTCAACTACATGTATTAACTAAAATATACGGTATGAAACCATTAGCCGTAACATTTAATCATAATTGGTATAGCGAAACTGGTTGGTACAATTTACAAAATTCTTTAGAGAAATTCAATTTGGATCATATAATGTATACACCTAACAGGTCTTTGGTAAACAAATTAGCAAAGCAATCACTTGAAAAGATTGGTGATACATGTTGGCACTGCCATGCGGGAGTAGGTTCATTTCCTTTGCATATAGCAGCTAAGTTTAACATCCCACTATTGATATGGGGAGAATCCATAGCAGAAGCAAGTGGACGTGCTTCATATTATAATCCTGTTCATAAATTCGACAGGGAGTATTTCACTAAGGTGTCAGCCAAAATAAAACCAGATAAAATGGAATCTGAAGAATTATCTGCTAAAGATCTACATCTTTTTGAAGTTCCCACAGAAGAAGAATGCGAAAAGGCAGGAGTATTTGGCATTCATTTAGGTGATTTTATTTTCTGGGATGATGAAAGGCAAACGGAATTCGTTAAGGAACATTACGGCTGGCGTGAAACGCAGATGGAAGGGACATACAAGCGATACAAAAGTGCGGAATGTATTATGGCAGGAATGCACGATTTTACCTGCTATCTGAAGCGTGGGTTTGGCCGAGCAACATTTCAAGCTTGTGTTGACGTTCGGAATGGCTTGCTAACTAGGGAAGAAGGGTTCGAACTTATTGAGAAACATGACCCGGAAAGACCGGAAGCGCTAGACTATTTTCTTAAGATTACAGGCATGTCAGAAGATGACTTTCATGAAATAATGAGCATCCATCGTTTGCAAAAACTGCGAGATATAGATATGCCAATTAAAGAGAAACTCCATAAAAACCAAGAGAAAATTATGCCTTATCCAGAACAAATTATTGAGAAACTAAACCCTACTAAATAA
- a CDS encoding phosphoglycerate dehydrogenase, with protein MKNKIVITTSSFAEYDKQPLNILKETYDQVELNPYGRKLTKDELIDFAQDATGIIAGTENYSGDVLEKLPKLKVLSRCGTGMDNVDISAANEKGIIVCNTPDAPTLPVAELTIGLMLDLLRNISISNSNVKNSNWLKHMGRLLQGKRVGIIGYGRIGKKVAELLLAFEAEVAYYDLFTHNKAPISYMSLDELLEWADIITLHCNASKTGEYLLGEKELKKMKRDAMIINTARGELIDEEALYATLINNQYFSAALDVFAEEPYNGKLIELPNIIVTPHIGSYARESRVAMEIEAVHNLCKGLINL; from the coding sequence ATGAAGAATAAAATAGTAATTACTACCTCCAGCTTTGCAGAATACGATAAACAGCCGTTAAACATCTTAAAAGAGACTTATGATCAAGTTGAACTAAATCCTTATGGAAGAAAACTTACAAAGGATGAACTAATAGATTTTGCGCAAGATGCAACAGGTATTATAGCGGGAACTGAAAATTACTCTGGCGATGTTTTAGAAAAACTTCCAAAACTGAAAGTCCTATCACGTTGTGGAACGGGAATGGATAATGTTGATATTAGTGCAGCTAATGAAAAAGGCATTATTGTATGTAATACACCTGATGCACCAACTCTACCAGTGGCAGAATTAACTATTGGACTAATGTTGGATTTATTAAGAAATATTTCAATATCAAATTCTAATGTTAAAAATAGTAATTGGCTGAAACACATGGGTCGGCTACTACAAGGTAAACGTGTAGGTATCATCGGATATGGACGTATAGGGAAAAAAGTCGCTGAACTATTATTGGCTTTTGAAGCGGAAGTTGCTTATTATGATTTATTTACTCATAATAAGGCCCCAATTAGTTATATGTCGTTAGATGAATTATTAGAGTGGGCAGATATTATTACTCTTCATTGCAATGCATCTAAAACGGGTGAATATTTATTAGGCGAAAAAGAGTTAAAAAAAATGAAAAGGGATGCCATGATTATTAACACAGCACGTGGGGAATTAATTGATGAGGAAGCCTTGTATGCTACTCTTATAAATAATCAATACTTTAGTGCTGCTTTAGATGTTTTTGCGGAGGAACCCTATAATGGAAAACTAATAGAATTACCTAATATTATTGTCACCCCGCATATTGGTTCCTACGCTAGAGAGAGCAGAGTAGCAATGGAAATAGAAGCTGTGCATAATTTATGTAAAGGTTTAATAAATCTATGA
- a CDS encoding amidase: MKSFADHSILELLALLKNKELTVLDIVDICINRNNVSNYANKAWAYYDQDIIMKQAYYVQDKYNLIEKKHSLFGIPIGVKDIFNTIDYPTQMGSPLWKGFTPGNDARIVYNIKNAGGIIAGKTDTAEFAVHALNSTVNPHNEDKTPGTSSSGSAALVALGVVPVALGSQTAASIVRPASFCGVYGCKPSFGTIPRTGVLKTADTLDSIGYFTIHLQDIRHIFDVLRVRGENYPICQEAFTDENRQLPPIKRPWKIGFVKGYVWDYAEEYAKNSINEWVQKLEASASEFYVEEVELPKSTFIAHQTHSDIYHRSLSYYFKEEYKESQISDIMRNIMGEGTKITTEKYLAALEQQVLIQNDMDELLCEYDVIISLSTAGSAPAREEVEKPDNGLIWTLAHLPVISAPVFLSPNKMPFGVQLASRKYSDYKLMEFLKRLNELDLVPDKSNPVLE, from the coding sequence ATGAAGAGTTTTGCTGACCATAGTATATTAGAGTTACTTGCCTTATTAAAGAATAAAGAACTTACGGTTCTAGACATAGTAGATATATGTATAAACAGAAATAATGTGTCGAATTACGCTAACAAAGCGTGGGCCTATTATGACCAAGACATAATAATGAAACAAGCATATTATGTGCAGGACAAATATAACTTAATAGAAAAAAAACACAGTTTGTTTGGCATTCCAATTGGAGTAAAAGATATATTCAATACTATAGATTATCCAACGCAAATGGGAAGTCCTTTATGGAAAGGATTTACTCCTGGTAATGATGCGCGTATAGTATATAATATCAAAAATGCTGGTGGAATTATAGCTGGAAAAACTGATACTGCGGAGTTTGCAGTACATGCACTTAATAGCACGGTGAATCCTCATAATGAAGATAAAACTCCAGGAACTTCATCAAGTGGTTCGGCTGCACTTGTTGCATTAGGAGTTGTTCCTGTTGCTCTGGGTTCGCAAACAGCTGCATCCATTGTTCGGCCCGCCAGTTTTTGTGGTGTTTATGGATGTAAACCTTCTTTTGGTACCATACCAAGAACAGGTGTATTAAAGACCGCAGATACACTAGATAGTATAGGGTACTTTACAATTCATTTACAAGATATTCGACATATTTTTGACGTATTAAGAGTGCGTGGTGAGAACTATCCGATTTGTCAGGAAGCTTTCACAGATGAAAATAGACAACTGCCTCCTATAAAAAGACCTTGGAAAATAGGTTTTGTTAAAGGTTATGTATGGGATTACGCGGAGGAGTATGCTAAGAATTCTATAAATGAGTGGGTGCAAAAACTTGAAGCCAGTGCTTCTGAGTTCTATGTTGAAGAAGTGGAATTGCCTAAAAGCACTTTTATAGCTCATCAAACTCATTCTGACATTTATCATAGAAGCTTATCTTACTATTTCAAAGAAGAATATAAAGAAAGCCAAATTTCTGATATTATGAGAAACATCATGGGCGAAGGAACTAAAATTACAACTGAGAAATATTTGGCTGCACTAGAACAACAAGTTTTAATACAAAATGACATGGATGAATTACTGTGTGAATATGACGTTATTATCTCATTAAGTACTGCTGGGTCTGCTCCTGCGAGAGAAGAAGTAGAAAAACCAGACAATGGGTTGATTTGGACATTGGCGCATCTACCAGTCATTAGTGCCCCGGTATTCTTATCTCCGAACAAGATGCCATTTGGTGTACAATTAGCATCAAGGAAATATAGTGATTATAAACTTATGGAATTTTTAAAACGGTTAAACGAATTAGATTTAGTCCCAGACAAATCAAATCCAGTACTAGAATAG